ATGCGCTTCGACGAGACGCTCTCGCTCGCGGGCGGCTCGGGGAGGTGCACGAGCTTCGGCTTGCCCTCGTTGATCTGGATCGCGAGCGCGCCGCGGTCCATCGCCGGCAGCTCGCCGGAGCCGGTGAACTCGGCGGTGCCGTCGAGGTACCAGTCGAGCGAGGGGACGTACGCGATCGCGTGGTCGAACGGCGCGAGGCTCGCGGGCTCCTGCTCGAAGTCGCCCTTCATCCCGGTGCGGAGGACCACGATCGTCGCGTTGATGCCGAGCTCCTTCAGCATCGTGACGATGAGGGTCGCCTTGTCTTTGCAGTCGCCGAAGCCGCGCGCGAAGATCTGCGCGCAGCGGTACGGCTTGAAGCCGTGGATGCCGAACTCGAGCGCGACGTAGCGCGTCTTTTGCACGACAAAGTCGTAAATAGCCTTGACCTTGTCTTTGTCGGTCTTGGCGTTCTTGGTGATCTCGAGCGCGCGGCGGCGGACCTCGTCGTCGGCGGTGAACTGGTCCTTCACGAGGCCCCAGTACCAGCGCCCCATGTCGTCCCAGCTCTTGTAGGTCGAGACGTGGACGTGGCCCAGCGTCTCCGCGAGCGGCGGCGCGCCGGGCTCCGGATCGAGCGGCGCGACGTTGGCGGCGGTGAAGCGCCAGACGCGGGAGCTCCCTTGCTCTTCGATCTTCTGCTGGAGGCCGGGGACGTTCGGCTTGTTGAAGTAGAACGTGCGCGTCTTCGGCGTGATGAGCACGTACTCGGAGTGCGCGATCGGCTCGGTGGACTGGAGGTACGTGATCTCGCCGAAGTAGTCGGCGAACGCGTTGCGGTGCGCGACGTCCTCGACGCGGTACTGGAGCTCCACCACGTCGCCGGGATCGAGGCGCGGGAAGTGGACGTAGAAGGCGCGCGCCGACGAGTACATCGCCATCGACGGGTTGTCGGTCGGGCCCTCGCCGCTCTCGATCGCCTCGTCGACGGTGCCGCTCTTGCGGTAGACCTTCGCCCCGCGGAGCTGCACCGTCTCGCTGTCGGCCTGGAAGCCGAAGCCGTACTCGCGCGCCTCCGCCGCGGCGGCGTCGGTGAGCGGCTGGAAGACGACCTGATGGAAGCGGCTCGCGAGGCCGTTCGGGAACACGGTCGTGACCTGAAGGTCGACGAGCGTGCGCCGCGTGCGGCCGTTCGCGGGCTCGCCGCGGCGCTTGAGGAACTCGGCGCTCGGGCGCGCGTAGACCTCGTCGGCGCGCGGGCGCGCGGGCTCGGTGTGCGCCACGTACTCGCGCACGTCCTTCTCTTGCGGCTTCAGCTCGAGCACCTTCTTGAGGAGGCGGAGCTGCTCGTCTGTCTGCCCTCCCACCGCGTAGACGTCGGCGAGCGAGCGCAGCGTCGCGACGTCCTCGGGCGCGAGGTCGAGCGAGCGGCGGAAGGTGGCGATCGCCTTCGGTCGATCGCCGAGCGCGACGTACGCCTTCGCCGCGGTCGCGAGCGAGCGCCCGGAGTCCGGGTTCGTCTCGAGGAGCCGCTCGATCCAGCGGTTCGCGAGGGCGGGGTTCCGCTTCGCGAGCGCGAGCTCGATGCGGTCGGTGAGCATCTGCGTGTCGTCGTAGCGGAGCGTCGCGTAGCGGGCGGCCGTCTCCTCCATCTCGGAGACGCGATCGAGGTCGCGCAGCGCGGCGGTGTTCGCGCGGAGGAGCGCGACCGAGCGCGGGCGGCGATCGAGCGCGCGCTGCAGCATCGAGAGCGCGGTCTCGCGGAGGCCGGCCTCGGAGAAGAGCTCGACGTGGGCGAGGTTCGCGGGGACGTTGTCGGGATCGAGCGCGAGGACCTTGTCGAAGTAGGGGACCGCGTCGCGCCAGTTCGCGCCGCCGCGCGCGTGGGCGGCGCGGGCGATGAGCGCGTCGATGCGGTCCTCGAGCGACGTGTCCTTGTTCTTGCGGACGAGGTCCTCCGCCTTGTCGAGCCAGATCGCGTGCTGGTTGCGGTTCTCGGCGAGGTCGCCGGCGAGGAGGCAGCGCTGCACGGTCGGCGCCTTCTCGGCCGCGCGCACCGCGAGATCGCGCGCGCGGCGCTCCGCCGGATCGTCCGAGCTCGTGAGCACGAGGTAGCGCGCGTACGCCTCGAGCGACGCCGGCGTCGCCGCACCGGCGGTGAGCTTCTCGAACGCGGTGACGGGCCCGCTCACGGCGGGAGAGGGCGGCTTCTCGCCCTTCTTGAAGCGCACCGCCGCGGCCTCGCGCGCGTGCGACGGATCGGGATCCGACTCGAGCTGCCGGTCCGGCGCGCCGCTCGGATCGGCGAGGCGGAGGGAGAACATCGGCGCGTCGTCGTCGCCGCAGACCTTCACCGTGAGGCGGTGCCAGCTCGCGTCGCGCATCGTGAGCGTCACGCCGAAGCGATCGCTGTCGAGGTCGCGGTACTTGGGATCCTTCAGCACCTCGATGCCGTCGAAGAAGACCTTCGTCGCGCCGCTCGCGCCGAGCCACACCGAGAAGGGACGCGGCGCGTTCTTCGCCCGCGGATCGCGCACGAACGTCGTCGCGTAGCCGCAGACCATCTCTTGCGGGCGCATCATCGCGCCGAGGTCGACCCACCCGTACGGGAACGCGTCGGGGGTCAGGCGGTTGCCGACCTGGCGCTCCTTGCCCTCGTAGGTGCGCGCCATGCTGAGCGCGTCGGCGAGCTCCTCCTCCGGGCCGAAGCTGCGATCGAGGCCGGTCTTGCCTTCGTTGTCGAAGGGACCCGCCACGACCCAGCGGCTCACGAACCCGAGCGCGCGGATCTTCGACTTCGCGGC
This genomic stretch from Labilithrix sp. harbors:
- a CDS encoding DUF3857 domain-containing protein, whose product is MKRLLFFCAVLFAVVPGLAAADVGQRLPRLTKLSDDVVRGGMPLGYVPLRQIWQEWDQGEPAQVEETLGALAREPAVAPPLRVYAGLLEAYARRRRGDLTAAKSKIRALGFVSRWVVAGPFDNEGKTGLDRSFGPEEELADALSMARTYEGKERQVGNRLTPDAFPYGWVDLGAMMRPQEMVCGYATTFVRDPRAKNAPRPFSVWLGASGATKVFFDGIEVLKDPKYRDLDSDRFGVTLTMRDASWHRLTVKVCGDDDAPMFSLRLADPSGAPDRQLESDPDPSHAREAAAVRFKKGEKPPSPAVSGPVTAFEKLTAGAATPASLEAYARYLVLTSSDDPAERRARDLAVRAAEKAPTVQRCLLAGDLAENRNQHAIWLDKAEDLVRKNKDTSLEDRIDALIARAAHARGGANWRDAVPYFDKVLALDPDNVPANLAHVELFSEAGLRETALSMLQRALDRRPRSVALLRANTAALRDLDRVSEMEETAARYATLRYDDTQMLTDRIELALAKRNPALANRWIERLLETNPDSGRSLATAAKAYVALGDRPKAIATFRRSLDLAPEDVATLRSLADVYAVGGQTDEQLRLLKKVLELKPQEKDVREYVAHTEPARPRADEVYARPSAEFLKRRGEPANGRTRRTLVDLQVTTVFPNGLASRFHQVVFQPLTDAAAAEAREYGFGFQADSETVQLRGAKVYRKSGTVDEAIESGEGPTDNPSMAMYSSARAFYVHFPRLDPGDVVELQYRVEDVAHRNAFADYFGEITYLQSTEPIAHSEYVLITPKTRTFYFNKPNVPGLQQKIEEQGSSRVWRFTAANVAPLDPEPGAPPLAETLGHVHVSTYKSWDDMGRWYWGLVKDQFTADDEVRRRALEITKNAKTDKDKVKAIYDFVVQKTRYVALEFGIHGFKPYRCAQIFARGFGDCKDKATLIVTMLKELGINATIVVLRTGMKGDFEQEPASLAPFDHAIAYVPSLDWYLDGTAEFTGSGELPAMDRGALAIQINEGKPKLVHLPEPPASESVSSKRIEAAVNADGSAQIDWNVSVSGVHASSWRGRYHAKATQKQRVQEDLASEIPQLDVQSVTSNDLDDIESNVEIKAKAKAPSFARKDGDTRTVGMGAREHMVRGYAALSSRRQSLRISALTTEENETVVRLPQGAKVLGAPHAASGTTPFGTFKVETETNGNVVRLKTTIALTKSRVAASDYPAFRAFCEQVDRELGQTLTYTVGK